The following nucleotide sequence is from Zingiber officinale cultivar Zhangliang chromosome 10A, Zo_v1.1, whole genome shotgun sequence.
TTACTCTTGGATTTTactcaaaaggcctcataccaatggagatatttttttcttataaattcatgatctttctcatgtgtttcaaTTTGGtgctatgtttgtaaccttgcaactccaacaaAGAGTATTCCAGCGTACCTTGTCCATGGAGAGAATCCccctttatatatcacctctcATAATCTCCGCAATCATATAGTGGCAGAGAATGTCAGGTGTCAAAAGTTGTCGAGCAAGGGAATATGTACATCCTAGAAAGCGTATAGTCACCGTCCGAGAAATCTTTCGTTATCTGTGTACACTCTTTTTGTAACTTACGCTATTAATGAGGCAATTGGAGAAATATGCTGTCACACTGTGTCGACTGATAGAAAGTGTAAAGTTACCTTCGAAGAAAGTTCCATTGAATGCTCATATTACAATAAAATATTCTCTAGACAAACGATTGTTATTCTTTGACAGATTATtatgattctctgacaatgttgtCTCTTGCATGTATCTCAATCGGATATTTTGCCCGACCAGTCTTATATTGGCAGAGTAATGTATGAGCAAGGTACCCAGTATAGTAGGGTCGTCCAGCCTATTGGCCGCTTGATAATATACTATGTGATGTTGGAGATATGATATTGAAGCAATGTGAAGTGAAGTCCCATAGGTTCGGCCAGTTATTTGATCGACCGACCATATGCTAGGATACTTGCTTTTGAAGTGATTACTTTAGTTCTAGAAGTCTGAGCAAGCAGATGATGAGAAGTGTCTTGAACATTTACCTTTAATATCTTAGAGACAAATATGCTGAGGTGTATAAAAATGTTGTTGCTGACCGGATATATGACGGACTGGTATATGAGAAGACTCATAAGTTTGGCCGGTCGTTGGGTCGACCAATTGTATGTTGAAAAGCATATTAAGCAGGAAGTTGGGTCTCTTGAATCTGGCCTATCGTATTCTCGATCAGACTTAGGGTAGACCGGCTCTCTCTTAAACCTGATCACCTAATGGGTAATCGAATATATGCTAGGCGTGAGCATTGGGGTCCTTAGGTCCGATCGGCTATTGGGTCTATTGTCCTTGTACTGAGGGCTTTAACGTTGGGCGAAGAGCCAAGCCCTGTTGAGAATGACCCTTTGACTGCTACCTTCCCTTAACTTGAATCGTCATCTCATCTTGACTTTGATTGTCACATTAAATTTGGATCCGCTCATAACATCTCGTATCAGTAAGGGTAAATCAAAGTTCGGTTAAACGAAATAAATCGACCAAATcgattgaatttaaaatttcattttggttatttccatatttatttttttcttagttCGGTtcgatttcaattttaaaattatttattcgaTTAAATCGAAATAATAAAATAAGCTGGTAAATCTCccatgaaaaattaattttgattttgattaaatttacTACGATTCTAAAAAttcggttaatttaatttttatcaaattaattgatatattatcaatttatttaatatttattgaaaaatttaatccgttagttaaaaaaatatgattaattCAATTTCGATTCGGTTATTTAACTcgtttaagtttatttaattttaatcgaATCTCATATCACTATAGTCagtcaaaagaaacacaaaaaaaAGGTTGTAGCGTTGGTGCAAGTTAAATCCTGAAAATATGAACATGTTTTATTGGATTCATCAATTTGAGCGGATGGAAATCGTCCGAAAGATATACAGGCTGATCATGGCAAAGATGAGAGTTAGTGGttagatttttttaatgattaattaaatatttaaaagttgAATGTTAATTAAGACTAttggaagaatttttttttaataggataataattttaaaaatattgataggATGTTATAATAAATAACTTGATTTGATTAGAGAAtactaaatttattataattaatttttatctGACACGTATCCTTCATAAGAAAtacttgagtttttttttttttaatgtgagTTTTTTGCTTGCTACGACTGATGATTTGGATGACAGTCTTGTATTGATTTGTCTAATTAATCGGCTCCTCAACGAATTCCCACTAGGCATCATGTTTTCTCATCATTTCCAGTTTCGACGCACGTTCTGGTCTCTTAATGTATTCTCACGTCACACTGGTAGACCGTAGACGTTTACTTTAGAGTTGCAGTCAATCCGCGTCGTCTCTGCTTAATCTTCCCTTCCCTTCTTTGGTCTCGCTCATCTCCTCAACCCTCGCTATGGATTGGATCACCGTCCTCAACGGCCTCGGCCTCCCTGAGTTGGTCAAGAAGGTCGTCGAAATTCTGCTCACCATGGCCTACTCCGACGTCTCCCGCCTCCAGGGCCTCGAGGATGAGATCGACAAGCTTCGGTGGACCCACAAGCAGATCCGATACTTCGTCATTGATGCCGAGGAGCGCCGTGACATCGAGGACGAATCCGTGCTCCGCGAGTTGAAGACTGTCGGCTTCGACGCCGACGACCTTCTCGACAGCTTTCAGACCCTTATCGACGTCTTCAAGCACACCAAAGAAGCTCCTTCCCGTAAACGGAAGCGATCCTGGTACTGCATCCCAATCCCATCTCTCAGCATCAACACCGGCCTCGTCTGGCCATACATCATCTCGACGGAGACTGCCAAGATCCAGAGTAGACTCGACAAGATCAACGAGAACCAGAGGAATCTTCGATTGATGCCCTCCTATGGGAGGCAGCAAAACGAGGGCTCGAAGAGGGCGGTCTTTTTTCCGGCCGTTGCATCTTTGCCTGTATCGAGGATTATCGGGAGAGACAAGGAGTTCGACTTTATTTTGGCCGCAATGAAAGCCGATTCGGACTTGCCTCTTCGTGTGATTGCCATCTACGGCTTCGCTGGAATCGGTAAGACTGCACTCGCCCAATGGGTCTTCGATCATTTCTCTGAGAATGATCGGGAGGAGGTTTCCCCAAACCCAAGTAGATCTCTCAGCAGTGCCAAGCGGCACTTTGAAATGACGATATGGGTCTCCTTGCTAAAAGGGCGTGACACCGCAATGGCTACTAAACACGTCATCGAGGGGATAATCGGGAAAATTTGCAAGCTCCCAAACCTAAACCATCTGCAAGATCGTCTCAAGAAATTTGTGAAGGGCAAGAAATTCTTACTAGTGTTGGACGACGTTCGGGTGGAAGACTTCAAATTCTGGGACAATCTGCAACGTCCTCTGCTAGAGGGAGCAAAAGGAAGCAGTGTTTTGATTACGACTCAAAACGGAGAAGTATCAAGGCATATGGCCAATATGCCTTTGTTGCATTTAAAGGGTCTCGAGAGGGATGATTGCCAGAAATTGTTTAATGCTTTGGCATTTCGCGAAGCTAAGGAGAACGTCGATCAATTAAAAGACATTGGTGAACAAATAGTGAGAAGGTGCCAGGGTTCGCCTCTTGCCGCAATCTCACTCGGCAAAATCTTGGGCTCCGAAACTACCGTGGACAATTGGGAGATCGCCCTCAATGAAATGCTAGCTCTAGAAGTCTCGCCAAATTCTGGCATTGGTCCACTCTTGTCGAGTTTCATGGCAAGTTACCATCAAATGAACTACCAACTGAAGCAGTGCTTTACTTATTGCTCTATTTTTCCAGATAATTTTGAGTTTGACAAAGATCAGTTGATCAGGATGTGGATAGCAGAAGGTTTGATAGAGCAAAATGGAAGGCAACCACCGGAGACCATTGGTAGCGAGCTCTTTAAGTACCTTATGTGGATGTCATTCTTCGAACGTTCCATCAAATGTTCGGATGGAACTATATGCAAGTACACAATGCCCAATCTGATTCATGATCTTGCACGCCTATTGTCGAAGCATGAATTAATGGTTATGAAAGACAATGGGTTGAATTTTTCATCTGGACAATTTCGTTATGCATTACTTCATCAAAAACATGCCCCAATAGTGTTTGAGAAAATATACCATCAGGTGCACTTGAGGGCGCTGAAATTATGCAATGAATCTAAGATAGATGTGGTCGGGATTCCAAAAGATCTGTTTGACAAATTAAAATACCTACGGGTTTTGGATCTGACCAACAGTGGCATAGAAAAATTGCCAGATTCAGTTGGCAAGCTAGTTCACCTGAGATATCTTAGCCTTtctgaaaccaacatcaaaaagCTGCCAGAGTCAGTGGAAGACCTGTACAATTTGCAGACTTTGGAGCTCAATTTTTGCTCCAACCTTTCCTCGTTACCCGAAGGGACAAGTAAGTTAGTCAACCTAAGGCATCTGGGTTTGCATCTTGACTGGGAACAGATTAATGATTTGAGGCGCATGCCTACTGGAATTGATCGCTTGACTTCTCTGATGACATTGTCAAGATTCACCGTGACCAATGTGGATGGGGTTGGCTGCAACCTAAAGGAGTTAAAGAACTTAGATCTTCGAGGAGAGCTCTGCATCTGCAAGCTTGAAAACGTTACCAATGCAAGTGACGCCAGTGAAGCTAATTTGGGAGAGAAGTGGATTGACAAGCTGatgctgcgatggagcggtgccaCCTATAACGTGCAACCAGGTGCGAATATCTCTAATGTGCAACAAGATGTGAATATCTGCAAGGAAGTTGCCGAGAGATTACAGCCCTACAAGTATCTCAAATGCGTGTGGATCTTGAATTATCCCGGAAGCAAATTTCCAAATTGGCTGGAGAACAGTGACTTCCCAAGTCTAGAAACGGTGACACTATCTTGCTCAGGAGAGTGTGAATCCTTGTCGTCGCTTGGGCAGCTACCTAAGCTCAAGCACTTGCATATAGAAGGGATGAAGAGACTAAGAAACTTGAAGAACATGATGAAGGGGTTTCTATCTCTGGAGACTCTTACGATCAAAGACATGCCTGATTTGAACATGCTgtgcaaattcaaaggtaattttCCTAAGCTCTTGAACATTGTCGTGTCTCAGTGCCCCAATTTACCATGTCGTCGGCCGAAGGATCTTCCCAGAAGGATTAAGTACTTAATAATTATTCCACAATCCACAGACAATGTCAATGGAAATGATGTGAGCTCTTGATCTCTCTTATTCTGCATAATCTAcacgaaaatttattttttcatgtTAAATGAAACCTTACTTTAAGTCGAGCTGTAAGATTGCCATGATGTTAAACTCTATTATTCTCACATTGCATTGACATGTTTGGCATATTAGAAAATAGAATTGTTCTACTGATGCGGTTGGTCTTCTTTtttcattgttttctttttccccttATTATGGTGATTGTCTACGTACGAGAATGTAGGGCATAATAAACAGAGAAATATACATATATACACCGCTACTAGTTTTACAAAATCATGAGTAGAACATAAATACAATTAGCTGAGAGTGTGAGTTATCTTTATTGCCCACGTACAACTTTATTAAATATAGACTATTTTTATAGTAAACTGCTGGTTTAAAAATGACTCTTTGTTAACTTTTATTAAACAtcttgttcaaaaaaaaaaagtattgacAGTTAAGTTTGTGCTGTGACTCAAGATGATCATATTTTGTAGAACCTGCATTTtaaatgtttaataattaattgtcTGGCATTTTCCATTTTGATTTATCGGTATATTTGTTATCTTTAATCATCACTGGACATTTCTTTGGAACACTATCCTACACTTTGTAGGGTTAAGCAAAATTTGACACGTAACTTATCAAAATACATTTCCCCCTATATTTCTCACTTCAgtctttattt
It contains:
- the LOC122026521 gene encoding putative disease resistance RPP13-like protein 1, whose protein sequence is MDWITVLNGLGLPELVKKVVEILLTMAYSDVSRLQGLEDEIDKLRWTHKQIRYFVIDAEERRDIEDESVLRELKTVGFDADDLLDSFQTLIDVFKHTKEAPSRKRKRSWYCIPIPSLSINTGLVWPYIISTETAKIQSRLDKINENQRNLRLMPSYGRQQNEGSKRAVFFPAVASLPVSRIIGRDKEFDFILAAMKADSDLPLRVIAIYGFAGIGKTALAQWVFDHFSENDREEVSPNPSRSLSSAKRHFEMTIWVSLLKGRDTAMATKHVIEGIIGKICKLPNLNHLQDRLKKFVKGKKFLLVLDDVRVEDFKFWDNLQRPLLEGAKGSSVLITTQNGEVSRHMANMPLLHLKGLERDDCQKLFNALAFREAKENVDQLKDIGEQIVRRCQGSPLAAISLGKILGSETTVDNWEIALNEMLALEVSPNSGIGPLLSSFMASYHQMNYQLKQCFTYCSIFPDNFEFDKDQLIRMWIAEGLIEQNGRQPPETIGSELFKYLMWMSFFERSIKCSDGTICKYTMPNLIHDLARLLSKHELMVMKDNGLNFSSGQFRYALLHQKHAPIVFEKIYHQVHLRALKLCNESKIDVVGIPKDLFDKLKYLRVLDLTNSGIEKLPDSVGKLVHLRYLSLSETNIKKLPESVEDLYNLQTLELNFCSNLSSLPEGTSKLVNLRHLGLHLDWEQINDLRRMPTGIDRLTSLMTLSRFTVTNVDGVGCNLKELKNLDLRGELCICKLENVTNASDASEANLGEKWIDKLMLRWSGATYNVQPGANISNVQQDVNICKEVAERLQPYKYLKCVWILNYPGSKFPNWLENSDFPSLETVTLSCSGECESLSSLGQLPKLKHLHIEGMKRLRNLKNMMKGFLSLETLTIKDMPDLNMLCKFKGNFPKLLNIVVSQCPNLPCRRPKDLPRRIKYLIIIPQSTDNVNGNDVSS